The window TTCGTGACAGGAACAATGTACTGCTTCCTAACAGCAGTGTAAGATTTCCCGCCTGCCGTCTTCCTTATGTCAAAGTTCTGTTCTTTACGCACACCCTATACCAACAAAATCAAGAATAAAATAATATTGGGCAGGTTATAAGCTAATAGTATTGGTTATCACTTATAAGGGGGACAGGAACCTACCTGAACATATATATCGAAAACCCTTCTCCCTGTGCTCTTCCAAGACTGACCGTCTGGGAAGTCAAACTCTGCAAATTGTAGTGTAACTGTATAATTTCCATTTTCAAGTCCAATACCAAAGTATCTTAAGGATGACGGTGACATCCTTGCATTCCGGAACAGTTCTGTATCGAGTGTATTCAGAAACTGGCGTGAACTGTAGATTATATAACTGCCATTTTGTGCATCCATGAACCTTCCAACATTGCTAACACCCCATGTTTGTGCTCCTGTAACATAAAATGACGCAGGTCCAAGACTTGCATCATCAGATTCGTAGAAAGAATTATCTGAGCCTGATACGGGTCGCCTACTACCAGAGTCCACAGCAAATGAAGAAGCTGCAGGAAGATTAAATTATTTAATACCGGTACTAGTTTAGTAAAGCTGCAGTAGCAGGCTTATAGTTCTTCAAGTAGGCATGTGCTTAAATTTTCAAAAGGCAGTAGTCTCACAGTGTGGCAAACCAAGAAAACATGGTGTATTACGCTGAAGGCACCCCCACCCCGTAGGTAAGACACTGCAAATGTAACAGAGTGACACTTTGAACCCAAAATAAAAGCCAAAAGAATCTACTAATTATACTTAAGATGTTGAGGACATATTGAATATGGCCGAACCTGTTGCTGGAACTATCAGCCACGAAATTATTTGTCACCAGATTCCTAAGTAGAAGGAAATTAGACAAAAAATCAGAATGCATTGTTCGTACTTCATAGCATATTAGGGCTTCTTTGCAATAGTTTAAATAAGAAAAGTTAATTTATGCATAAATTTTGAGCTAGTCTGTAGGACTAATGTCTCCTTCCACACACAGTAGGAGCCATAGGCATCTTAAACAATTTTATAAATACTTGTAAGATAAATGCACCAAAACAGTCTATCAGATTTATCAAATATGATTCTAGCATATTTCATCTGTACACTATAAACCTAGCAAGTAAGCTCAGGTTCCTAACCTAGACCAAACGTGCCCTTAATTGGGCTATATTTAGTTGAGAAAAAAAGGAAAGTTTCAGAATTTGGAACTTACAATTGTGAATCTTTAGCCCAAGAAGGAACAGTTCCTGAGAGCTGGTTGTAAGAAAAATCTCTGTACAAAGTAAAAATATGAAAGAACCATTAGAGATTAAATAAACACCTTCCTTCATTTATTGTGTAAATAAAATTAACCACGTTACGTACAAATTTTTAAGCGAAGATCCTATTGAGCTTGGGAGATTTCCTGAAAGGCTATTATTCCCAAGAAATCTAGTCACAACAAAATTTACAAACATTAGCTACAAGAATGATGAAAGCCTTCATTTCATAGAAATATGCTTGCAAGTCAAGATAGTCCATACAAGAAGTTTAGTAACTTCAGATTCAACAAGGTTTGTGGTACTTGGCCTGTGATATTGTTGAAACTCAAATCCCTGTAACAAAAAAAAAGCGAAAAGGAAGGATGTCATCAGCCAATATATAATGGCCTTGCACGAAAGGAATTTGGCTCTAGTTTATTGTGGAAATAAAATGCTTACAGTAAGTTTAAACTCGTCAACTTTGAAAAGTCAATCGATGAAAGCTTATCAGATATCCTACAGTTCCTCAAAACTCTGCAAAAAAAAACATGTTGCATGTTTTAGACGTGACGAACCTGACGAGTTACATCAAATTGGGACTCTAATCTGAGACATTAAGTGAATAACAAGTTATGCATACAAGGTGCTCAAAGATGTCATGTTATTGACGAATGCCAGTGAAGAAGAACTCCCATTTAATATATCACCGATTCGTCTGCACCATAGAAGTAGATTATTAACTGTCCCTGCTGCAACCTTGACATTTAAGAATGACATTTAGCTCTTATCACCGGCAGTAGGCACTTACAAGCTTGTCAATTGGGCAAGATTGGAAAGAGTAGCTGGAATCGGACCTTCGAAAGAATTGCCTTGAAACCTCCTACAATGTCATAGTTCTAGTTAGTCACTTCAAGCACCCTTTGTTGACGGATGTAGCAACCTAGTAGTGAAAGAAAGGACATCTCTATTCTTTGGAAAACAAAAGAATGTGAACATATTTATCTAGAAGTACAACTTACTCCCTCTGTTCcgaattactcgtcgcagaaatgaatgtatctagatgtattttagttctagatacatccatttctgcgacgagtaatttggaacggagggagtacttctgAAGAAACGACAGAGTATTCAAAGTGATTCAATGCTTACTCATCACCTTATCGGAAACTAGCACTCATCTAAGCTTTAACTTTTGAAATGACTCTCCCACTTCCACACCAATTTATGTTTTTCAAAGCTAAAGCTTGGCTTGTAGCCTTGTAGGTAATGGAAGCAAACCGCACAAATATTCTCTGAAAACTTTCCCGAAGAAACAAATATTCTTTGGAATTGTGTAAATAACGTATTCATAGTACTTGCTGTGTTTATATTTTTAGAGAAATGCTATAACTGAGATCACTGGCAATCTCACAGCTCTGTTAAACTCCAGCTCCCAATATAATCTGGTATCTGGCCAGTAAAATCATTATCTGATGCCCACCTAAACAAAGAGCAGAAAAGTACAATAAGATATGATAGTGTGAAACGCCTATAATGTCAACAACGCATCAAATATAGGCATACAATATTTTCATTTTCGTAAGCCTGGAAAGTGACGCTGGTAGTGGGCCGCTAAGGCCAGCACTGTCGATGTACCTGTAAGTGATAAATACAAAAACAGCACAAATTAGACATTGAGATGACACTAGTCCAAGCAAAAAAAAAAATCGCTTGGCAGAAGGAAAATGGAGTGCCAGAATTCAGTAAATACGTACATTTGTTCAAGTTTGACCAGGTTTCCCAACTCCAAAGGTAGTGAGCCATTGAATTTGTTTGAGCCAATGCCCCTAAAAGTACACCAAGAATTTCAGATTAGACATGCGAACTTGACAACTACTATAATCTATATTATAAGAAGCATGAAATTTATCATCATAGTTACCCTTCAGCCCGAGTTTAACGCATTGATAAATAGATAAATTACTGAAGGTATATTTCTTACAGTGATACAAGATTCGTAAGGTTCCCGAGCTCCTTTGGTAGAGGTCCAGATAACGCATTGATGCCCATACTCCTAATATGTTCAATAGAGGAAGTGTTAGATTTAATGACAAAAAATAAATCTATTTATTTGCTGCAATCATTTTTTGAGTTCCGAATCTCACAAGTACTGCATCTGAGCCAGCTTCCCAATGAACGATGGTATAGGCCCTGTTAAGTAATTTTGTGCTAAATTCCTGAAACAGCATCAAACAGATACAAGAAATAATTGAATTTAGTGTGAAATTGGCATATTATACAGAATGTCTTTTTCACGTTAGTACAGCAGAGCACAAGAAATCACTGCCACTATAAGTATATAATCAATATTGTGGGCGGTTCCCTCAATGCTATCCGGGATGCTAAAAATATACTCCAGAAGATAATGGTAACCATTAGCTGAAATTATGTAGCAATCATCTACGAGCACTTTTAAAACAAATATGAGGGCAATGGAAGAAAAAAAAATCTAGAATGTGTAAACTTGGGCAAAAGTTGGGTGGCAGAGTTAACTGGCAAACAGCCAACTCTGCCGGCGCCTCGAACATAGTGCTTTGTCCTCGAGACCAATTCACGTTTGAAAGTTGAGAGGACATACAAATTGGTGAGGCTGGTGAGGTTCCACAGCTCTTCTGGTATCGGGCCGACCGCGTCCAAGGCGTATATTTTCCTGCATTGACAATGACAAGCATCCCATGAGCTACTGGCGGCGTAGGCATTTCATCGAGCAGCTGGGGTGGGGGGGAGCGCGGCGGGCGCTTACAGCCTGGTGATGCGGCAGAGGGAGGCGTTGCCGGTGGAGCAGAGGCACTTGATGGCCGGGTTGAAGTTGGGGTCGTTGTCGATGTCGGTGTCGTCGGTGGCGGCGCCGGTGCAGAGGTTGCCGCTGATGTTCCATGAGGACGACGCCTTCTGGCCGAGCTTGGCGAACACCGCGTTCAGCGCCGCCGCTGCGAGAGCAAAACCATGTCATCATCAGTCATCAATCAAATCAAAAAGAGAAAAAGGGCAATCCACGTCGCCGCTCAGCCGTCCGATGGGATCCAACGGCCTAGAACGAGCAGCGGCGGCTGGCCGTAACCAGCTACTAGACGAAACCGGACATGGTTTCTGACTTTTCTGCGTCGGACGAGCCAAAGTCAAACGCCGAGATTTCTGTCAGACACAGCCATCGAGGTGCGGCGATTGACTTTTTTGACCGCGACACCCGAACGAACGAACAAACTAGTCTCTCGTGACGGCGAGATCTTGCGCCCATTCATGCTCGCGAAGGTGGCGGGAAATTGGCGAATCACGCAGCGTTCCGCGGCCGGATTTGCTCAGCGGCGGCAGTTGATCATCAAAATTCAAAACAGAGGCGATGATCGATGGTTCCGACGACAGCAAAAGGACAAGGACGAAGAAAATCAGAAGATGAAGCAAGAAAGTGGCTGGATGATTCGAGCAAGATGCGATCGGAGGTCATGATCGAAGAGCGGCGTGAGCCTTGGGGTCGAGGAGAGGACGGAAGAAGGCGTGCTTACCGTCGCCCGCATGGGTCCTCGGGGTCCGCTGAGCATGGGCGGCCGCCGCGaggagcagcagcgcgagcgccGCGCCATGGAGGAGCTTCATCTCCCTCCCTCGCTCGCTCTAGGTCTCTAGCTTAGCTCAGCCTagctcgacgacgacgacgggccTCTTTGTTTGTGACTTGTGAAGGATGGGAGCCCGGACAAAGAAGATAGATAAAACCTCACCCGGAAAGGGacgtgtgtgcgtgcgtgcgttgGTGCCCCTGGACCTGGACGTATGTATGTACGTACAGACGACGGTGATGGGTACATGTTGCCTGCCATTGCCAGGCACAGCCAATCAGTACAAGGTTGGTACTAACAGCAAGCAGCAACTTGATCATCTCGCTCGTTCCCAATTGCCAAGTGGGACGCTATTTCTTATCAAGCTTTGGTTGAAGGCCCACTTGGTCAATTAGAGAATTGGTATGCAGACATGCAGTGCCTCGATTCGATGAACACGTGTGGCTCCGGTTAGCAAAAGGGGTACTATAATCTGAGACGTCGGGTTGGAGTTGGATGGCTGCTCCGCGCCCCTACCCCAGCCGCAGCCGCCACCCTCGCATGCGATGCGATGCGACGCGCGATCGATATGGCGATCCACATGC of the Triticum urartu cultivar G1812 unplaced genomic scaffold, Tu2.1 TuUngrouped_contig_5976, whole genome shotgun sequence genome contains:
- the LOC125529960 gene encoding probable LRR receptor-like serine/threonine-protein kinase At1g56130; translated protein: MKLLHGAALALLLLAAAAHAQRTPRTHAGDAAALNAVFAKLGQKASSSWNISGNLCTGAATDDTDIDNDPNFNPAIKCLCSTGNASLCRITRLKIYALDAVGPIPEELWNLTSLTNLNLAQNYLTGPIPSFIGKLAQMQYLSMGINALSGPLPKELGNLTNLVSLGIGSNKFNGSLPLELGNLVKLEQMYIDSAGLSGPLPASLSRLTKMKILWASDNDFTGQIPDYIGSWSLTELRFQGNSFEGPIPATLSNLAQLTSLRIGDILNGSSSSLAFVNNMTSLSTLVLRNCRISDKLSSIDFSKLTSLNLLDLSFNNITGQVPQTLLNLKLLNFLFLGNNSLSGNLPSSIGSSLKNLDFSYNQLSGTVPSWAKDSQLNLVTNNFVADSSSNSVLPTGWGCLQRNTPCFLGLPHSSSFAVDSGSRRPVSGSDNSFYESDDASLGPASFYVTGAQTWGVSNVGRFMDAQNGSYIIYSSRQFLNTLDTELFRNARMSPSSLRYFGIGLENGNYTVTLQFAEFDFPDGQSWKSTGRRVFDIYVQGVRKEQNFDIRKTAGGKSYTAVRKQYIVPVTKNFLEIHLFWAGKGTCCIPTQGYYGPAISALSATPNFTPTVRNAAAKKNGSKTGVIVGVIVGLAVLGLVAFAAIFVWRQKKRKLSLEQEELYSIVGRPNVLSYGELRSATDNFSPDNLLGQGGYGSVYKGKLTDGRFVAVKQLSEKSHQGKREFATEIETISRVQHRNLVKLYGCCLEGNKPLLVYEYLENGSLDHALFGKGKSSLDWPTRFEICLGVARGLSYLHEESSIRVVHRDIKASNILLDANLNPKISDFGLAKLYDDQKTHVSTKVAGTFGYLAPEYAMRGHMTEKIDVFAFGVVVLETLAGRPNYSTKDENKVYIFEWVWELYEDNHPLDVVDPRLEEFDSDEVLRAIKVALLCTQGSPHQRPPMSRVVAMLTGDVEAPDVVTKPSYITEWQIKGGNTTYMSTDVSGQSSSAPRPHSSTSQTSSPFLSSVIDEGR